One region of Salvelinus sp. IW2-2015 linkage group LG1, ASM291031v2, whole genome shotgun sequence genomic DNA includes:
- the LOC111963753 gene encoding U3 small nucleolar RNA-interacting protein 2 isoform X1, translating into MSSFFIKKKGPPKVFKKNENSAGSKRKNDTDTGNKLKKKLNSKHNEEISSDSETEGFSLHRKRRANGEEEFDETPQEKKLRLAKLYLDQLRDEEEKKAEEESFEMDLIAGRLQEEVLEQKGQLQRMVAKDLLPPDVSEICLLRGHKLPVTCLVISPDDQHVFSASKDCSIIKWDVESGKILHTIAGGRKGTEDRHVGHTAHVLCMSISSDGKYLATGDMNKLIMIWEAETCKHLYKFTGHRGPVSGLSFRRGTHDLYSASHDRSIKVWNVDENAYVETLFGHQDVITGLDSGSRERCVTAGGRDRTVRVWKIAEESQLVFHGHEGSIDCIQLINEEHMITGADDGSVSLWSVNKKKPLSTVKAAHGRHSDSGLEQPYWVAAVAALQNSDTVASGSHNSKVQLWKCGQGFRHLEPLFSIPVNGFVNSLKFSSSGKFLVAGVGQEHSGCCFQAWSMVETERREERTLHYSSETTTARAGRGEWRK; encoded by the exons ATGTCGTCTTTCTTTATAAAGAAAAAAGGACCCCCAAAGGTTTTCAAAAAGAACGAGAATTCAGCAGGTTCAAAACGAAAG AATgatacagacacaggaaacaaactcAAGAAAAAACTAAATTCAAAGCACAATGAAGAAATCTCCAGCGACTCTGAAACAGAAGG TTTTTCACTGCACAGAAAACGGAGGGCCAATGGCGAAGAAGAGTTTGATGAGACCCCACAAGAGAAAAAACTACGATTAGCTAAACTTTACCTCGACCAATTGAGGGATGAGG AAGAAAAGAAGGCAGAGGAGGAGTCCTTTGAGATGGACCTGATTGCTGGAAGACTTCAAGAAGAAGTG ctTGAGCAGAAAGGACAGCTCCAACGGATGGTTGCAAAAGAT CTCCTGCCACCAGATGTGTCCGAGATTTGTCTGTTGAGGGGCCACAAGCTGCCAGTCACCTGTCTGGTCATCTCTCCTGATGACCAACATGTATTTTCCGCTTCCAAAGACTGCTCCATCATCAAAT GGGATGTTGAGAGTGGTAAGATACTTCATACGATAGCTGGTGGGAGGAAAGGAACAGAGGATCGCCATGTGGGACATACGGCCCATGTCCTATGTATGTCTATATCATCGGACGGCAAATACCTGGCTACTGGAGACATGAATAAGTTGATCATGATCTGGGAGGCAGAAACATGTAAACACCTATACAAGTTCACAGGACATAGAGGCCCAGTATCG GGCCTATCCTTCAGGAGGGGCACCCATGACTTGTACAGTGCCTCTCATGACCGCTCCATCAAGGTGTGGAACGTGGACGAAAATGCCTATGTGGAAACACT GTTTGGTCACCAGGATGTGATCACAGGGCTGGACAGTGGGAGTCGGGAGCGCTGTGTGACTGCAGGGGGTAGGGACCGCACTGTGAGGGTGTGGAAGATCGCTGAGGAGTCCCAGCTAGTGTTCCATGGCCATGA gggCTCCATTGACTGTATCCAGCTCATTAACGAGGAACACATGATAACAGGCGCTGATGATGG CTCTGTCTCCCTGTGGAGTGTGAACAAAAAGAAGCCCCTTAGCACGGTGAAGGCAGCCCACGGTCGGCATAGCGACTCGGGACTGGAGCAGCCCTACTGGGTAGCGGCCGTGGCAGCTCTGCAGAACTCTGACACCGTAGCCTCAG GGTCCCACAACTCTAAAGTGCAGCTGTGGAAATGTGGTCAGGGGTTCCGTCATCTGGAGCCTCTCTTCAGCATCCCTGTG AATGGTTTTGTCAACAGTCTAAAGTTCTCCAGTTCTGGGAAGTTCCTGGTGGCAGGAGTAGGACAGGAGCACAG CGGTTGTTGTTTTCAGGCTTGGTCGATGGTGGAGACTGAAAGACGCGAAGAACGGACTCTACATTATTCCTCTGAAACGACAACAGCCAGAGCAGGAAGAGGTGAATGGAGAAAATAA
- the LOC111963753 gene encoding U3 small nucleolar RNA-interacting protein 2 isoform X2 translates to MSSFFIKKKGPPKVFKKNENSAGSKRKNDTDTGNKLKKKLNSKHNEEISSDSETEGFSLHRKRRANGEEEFDETPQEKKLRLAKLYLDQLRDEEEKKAEEESFEMDLIAGRLQEEVLEQKGQLQRMVAKDLLPPDVSEICLLRGHKLPVTCLVISPDDQHVFSASKDCSIIKWDVESGKILHTIAGGRKGTEDRHVGHTAHVLCMSISSDGKYLATGDMNKLIMIWEAETCKHLYKFTGHRGPVSGLSFRRGTHDLYSASHDRSIKVWNVDENAYVETLFGHQDVITGLDSGSRERCVTAGGRDRTVRVWKIAEESQLVFHGHEGSIDCIQLINEEHMITGADDGSVSLWSVNKKKPLSTVKAAHGRHSDSGLEQPYWVAAVAALQNSDTVASGSHNSKVQLWKCGQGFRHLEPLFSIPVNGFVNSLKFSSSGKFLVAGVGQEHRLGRWWRLKDAKNGLYIIPLKRQQPEQEEVNGENNGD, encoded by the exons ATGTCGTCTTTCTTTATAAAGAAAAAAGGACCCCCAAAGGTTTTCAAAAAGAACGAGAATTCAGCAGGTTCAAAACGAAAG AATgatacagacacaggaaacaaactcAAGAAAAAACTAAATTCAAAGCACAATGAAGAAATCTCCAGCGACTCTGAAACAGAAGG TTTTTCACTGCACAGAAAACGGAGGGCCAATGGCGAAGAAGAGTTTGATGAGACCCCACAAGAGAAAAAACTACGATTAGCTAAACTTTACCTCGACCAATTGAGGGATGAGG AAGAAAAGAAGGCAGAGGAGGAGTCCTTTGAGATGGACCTGATTGCTGGAAGACTTCAAGAAGAAGTG ctTGAGCAGAAAGGACAGCTCCAACGGATGGTTGCAAAAGAT CTCCTGCCACCAGATGTGTCCGAGATTTGTCTGTTGAGGGGCCACAAGCTGCCAGTCACCTGTCTGGTCATCTCTCCTGATGACCAACATGTATTTTCCGCTTCCAAAGACTGCTCCATCATCAAAT GGGATGTTGAGAGTGGTAAGATACTTCATACGATAGCTGGTGGGAGGAAAGGAACAGAGGATCGCCATGTGGGACATACGGCCCATGTCCTATGTATGTCTATATCATCGGACGGCAAATACCTGGCTACTGGAGACATGAATAAGTTGATCATGATCTGGGAGGCAGAAACATGTAAACACCTATACAAGTTCACAGGACATAGAGGCCCAGTATCG GGCCTATCCTTCAGGAGGGGCACCCATGACTTGTACAGTGCCTCTCATGACCGCTCCATCAAGGTGTGGAACGTGGACGAAAATGCCTATGTGGAAACACT GTTTGGTCACCAGGATGTGATCACAGGGCTGGACAGTGGGAGTCGGGAGCGCTGTGTGACTGCAGGGGGTAGGGACCGCACTGTGAGGGTGTGGAAGATCGCTGAGGAGTCCCAGCTAGTGTTCCATGGCCATGA gggCTCCATTGACTGTATCCAGCTCATTAACGAGGAACACATGATAACAGGCGCTGATGATGG CTCTGTCTCCCTGTGGAGTGTGAACAAAAAGAAGCCCCTTAGCACGGTGAAGGCAGCCCACGGTCGGCATAGCGACTCGGGACTGGAGCAGCCCTACTGGGTAGCGGCCGTGGCAGCTCTGCAGAACTCTGACACCGTAGCCTCAG GGTCCCACAACTCTAAAGTGCAGCTGTGGAAATGTGGTCAGGGGTTCCGTCATCTGGAGCCTCTCTTCAGCATCCCTGTG AATGGTTTTGTCAACAGTCTAAAGTTCTCCAGTTCTGGGAAGTTCCTGGTGGCAGGAGTAGGACAGGAGCACAG GCTTGGTCGATGGTGGAGACTGAAAGACGCGAAGAACGGACTCTACATTATTCCTCTGAAACGACAACAGCCAGAGCAGGAAGAGGTGAATGGAGAAAATAATGGGGACTAG